A window of uncultured Fusobacterium sp. genomic DNA:
TTACTAATTTACCTTCTGCATCATATTCTTTGTATTCTCCGTCAAGTTTTCCATTTTCTCCATAATTACATTTTATGTATAGAACACCATTAGAGAAATACTCTTTATATGGTCCAAACATAGCTCCATTTTTAATATTTACATCTACTTTCTTTTGTCCATTTGGAAAATATTTAATATTTTTTGTTGTAGTTGAATTATTTACATGTTCAGCTGATTTTTTAACTTTTCCATTTGGATAGTATTCTTCAAATAAACCTACTATTTCACCATCTACTAAATGACGAATTGAACTTAATTTTCCATCGCTATAGAAAGTTTCATAAACTCCATGTATATTTCCATTCTTATAGAATTTTCTTGTTTCAACTTGTCCATTCATATAATATGACTTATATTCTCCCTCTCTGACACCATTCACATAATTTTTTTCCTCTTGAATTCTTCCATTGTCGTATGTTTTAACCCATAGTCCTTCTTTTTTTCCATCTTTATTGTGCTGATTAGTCATGATAGATTCCCCCTTTGAAAAAGTAATGATGTGTGGTTACTATTAGTATACATCATTATCTTTAATAAATAAAGATGTTAATTAAAATTTTTTCTATTTTAATAACTTTTTTTCAATTTCACTATAAAAAATCTTAAATTTTAACATATTTTTCATCAAATTGTATTGACTATTTTTTCTATTTTATTATTCATATTTTTATATAATTCACTTCTAGTACTAGCATTTTTATTAAAAATAGCTCTATAAATTGTATATGCAGCTAGTGTTGAACCAATTTCTGAGGCATGTTTATCATCTTTAAAATATAGTTCTATATCTGGATGTTCATCTTTAAACTCCCACCACACTAACCCCACTGGAGCAACTAAAACATTTAATTTTTTTGCTAGTTTTATATAAGCATCACTCATAGCTTTTTGTTTTTCTCTCTCTGATTTTATTGTCCATGGCATATATAAAACTATTTTTGAATCTGTTCTATCAATATATTTTTTTATAGCCTCTACTGAACTATTTAAAGTTTGCTCATCAAATCCACCTTGAAGATGTTGTAAAACTATGTAATCATACCCTCCATAAAGAATGTTAAATCTTACTTCTGGCTCTTTTTGATGAAAATCTAATCCTTTATATCCACGGGCAAGCATTGTTACATCAACATCTATACTGTTTTCTTGACAAATTAATTTGAAAATATATGGCATATCATTAAAATATGTGTGACTATTACCTATAAATAATACTTTCATCTTTTACCTCCAAATAGAAAAGGGAAATTCAAACGAATTTCCCCTAATATTTTTAATCTAATTTTAAATCATTTTTTAGATAGTTTAAAAGTTCCTCTTTTGTTTCATCATTTCTTAAACCAAATTCAATATTAGCCTTTAAAAGTCCAAACTTATTCCCTATATCATATCTTTTTCCTTTAAAGTCATAAGCAAGTACTTTTTCTCCTGCTTTCATCATATCTAATATTGCATCTGTCAATTGAATCTCTCCACCTTTTCCAGGTTTTACCTCTTCAAGATATTTAAATATCTTCCCATCAAGAAGGTATCTTCCAAGACAAGCATATCTTGAAGGAGCTTCTTCAACTGCTGGTTTTTCTATGAAATCATCTATTTCACAAGTATCATTATCAAGATATTGAGTAGGTTTTACAATTCCATATTTTGAAACATCTTTTTGAGCTACTTCTTGACATCCAACTATGCTAGATCCATATTTTTCATATACATCTATCATTTGCTTTGCCACAGGATACTCATCATTATAAACAATATCATCTCCAAGAGCTATTACAAAAGGATCATCTCCAATGAAAGGTTTTGCTTTTAAAATTGCATGTCCCAATCCTTTTGGATGATTTTGTCTAACATAGAAGATATTTGCCATATCTGATATATTTTCTATTTTTTCAAGAAGTTCATTTTTTCCATCTTTTTTTAAAGTACTTTCAACTTCATAAGAATAGTCAAAATGATCCTCTATTGAGTTTTTATTTCTTCCAGTTACAATAACAATATCTTTTATTCCTGATTGCACAAGTTCTTCTACAATATATTGTAGTGAAGGTTTATCAACTATTACTAACATCTCTTTAGGTTGAGCTTTAGTTGCTGGTAAAACTCTAGTTCCTAGTCCAGCTGCTGGAATTACTGCCTTAGTAACTTTTTTCATATAACTTCCCTCCATATTAAAATTATTTAGCTTTTGATCCTGTTGCTACCTCTTTAGCTACTTCAACAAGTCTAAGTCCATTTTTATCCTCTGTACTTAAAAGCATTCCTTGAGAAATTTCTCCTCTTAATTTAACTGGTTTAAGGTTTGTTATAGCTAATACTTTTTTACCAACTAATTTTTCTGGTTCTGGATAAGCTTTAGCAATTCCTGAAACTATTTGTCTTGCATGATCTCCAAGGCTAACTTTAAATTTAAGAAGTTTATCTGCTCCCTTAATTTTTCCAGCCTCTAAAATCTCTACTACTTGTATTTTTAATTTATCAAATTCAGATATATCAATTGCATTTTCTATTACTAAATCAGGATTGATTGCCATAGGATCAACTTTTGGTTCTAATGCTTCAAGATCAAGTCTTGGGAATATAGGTTCTGCATTTCCTAAAGTATGTCCTGCTGGTAATAGATCCCAACCTTCAACATCACTTACTAAAGCATTTCTTACCTCTTTTTCAACTCCTAATTGATTCCAGATTTTTTGAGCTGATTCAGGCATATATGGATAGATCATTACTGCAACTTTATAAAGTCCATTTACTAGATGGTTCATTACTACTGCTAATCTATCTTTTTTAGCCTCATCTTTAGCAAGAGCCCAAGGCATAGTCTCATCAATATATTTATTTAATCTTGAGATAAATTTCCAAATTCCTTCAAGAGCTTTTGAGAATTGAACTATATCCATTTGCTCATTTACCTCTTTTAAAGTTTCATTCCATAGGTTTTCTATCTCATCATCAAAACTATCTCTTGTAGTTCCTGAAGTTATAACTCCACCAAAATATTTTTTATACATTCCTAAAGTTCTATTTAATAGGTTTCCTAAATCATTTGCTAAATCTGAATTGATTCTAGTTACTACTGATTTTGTAGAGTAGTCTCCATCATTTCCAAATTGAACTTCTCTTAATAGGCAATATCTAAAAGCATCTACACCATATTTTTTTGTCTCTGCTATTGGATCTACAACATTTCCTTTAGATTTAGACATTTTTTCACCTTCAGAAGTCCACCAACCATGAGCTACTATATTATCTGGAAGTTTAATTCCAGCAGAAAGTAACATACAAGGCCAAATAATAGCATGGAATCTTACTATATCTTTTCCTAATAAGTGAACTACATGTCCATTTGTCCAGTATTTTTCAAATTTTTCTGGATCATTTTCATATCCTGTTGCTGTTAGATAGTTTGTTAAAGCATCAAACCAAAC
This region includes:
- a CDS encoding toxin-antitoxin system YwqK family antitoxin; translation: MTNQHNKDGKKEGLWVKTYDNGRIQEEKNYVNGVREGEYKSYYMNGQVETRKFYKNGNIHGVYETFYSDGKLSSIRHLVDGEIVGLFEEYYPNGKVKKSAEHVNNSTTTKNIKYFPNGQKKVDVNIKNGAMFGPYKEYFSNGVLYIKCNYGENGKLDGEYKEYDAEGKLVKECTYVNGVEQFK
- the metG gene encoding methionine--tRNA ligase, coding for MNKSFYVTTPIYYVNGDPHVGSAYTTIAADVLARYKKTMGYDVFFLTGTDEHGQKVEETAKMKGYTPQQWTDIMAPKFVEMWKALNIEYTDFIRTTESRHKDAVKKILKKVYENGDIYKGEYSGKYCVSCETFVPENQIVNGNHCPDCGKELRVVKEESYFFKMSKYQDALLAHIESHPDFILPRSRRNEVISFIKQGLQDLSISRNTFEWGIPIEFAPGHITYVWFDALTNYLTATGYENDPEKFEKYWTNGHVVHLLGKDIVRFHAIIWPCMLLSAGIKLPDNIVAHGWWTSEGEKMSKSKGNVVDPIAETKKYGVDAFRYCLLREVQFGNDGDYSTKSVVTRINSDLANDLGNLLNRTLGMYKKYFGGVITSGTTRDSFDDEIENLWNETLKEVNEQMDIVQFSKALEGIWKFISRLNKYIDETMPWALAKDEAKKDRLAVVMNHLVNGLYKVAVMIYPYMPESAQKIWNQLGVEKEVRNALVSDVEGWDLLPAGHTLGNAEPIFPRLDLEALEPKVDPMAINPDLVIENAIDISEFDKLKIQVVEILEAGKIKGADKLLKFKVSLGDHARQIVSGIAKAYPEPEKLVGKKVLAITNLKPVKLRGEISQGMLLSTEDKNGLRLVEVAKEVATGSKAK
- the galU gene encoding UTP--glucose-1-phosphate uridylyltransferase GalU → MKKVTKAVIPAAGLGTRVLPATKAQPKEMLVIVDKPSLQYIVEELVQSGIKDIVIVTGRNKNSIEDHFDYSYEVESTLKKDGKNELLEKIENISDMANIFYVRQNHPKGLGHAILKAKPFIGDDPFVIALGDDIVYNDEYPVAKQMIDVYEKYGSSIVGCQEVAQKDVSKYGIVKPTQYLDNDTCEIDDFIEKPAVEEAPSRYACLGRYLLDGKIFKYLEEVKPGKGGEIQLTDAILDMMKAGEKVLAYDFKGKRYDIGNKFGLLKANIEFGLRNDETKEELLNYLKNDLKLD